AAACCAAATACTGATGAAACAAATTATATTCGCCCCAAAAATGCTGGTAATGGCCACTATTCTGTTTGGCTTGTTCACCTCCTGCAAGAACGAAATTCCTGAAAAGAAGTATGCCAGTAGTATGGATATTCCGGCAACCGTAGAAATGGTGGCCACCTTGACCTCACCACCTAATGTACCGCCTCCAACAGGTAAAAGATTGGCTAAAAAATTAATCGTGGATATGGAGATTCTTGAACAGGAAGGTGAAATGACCAATGGCGTAAAATATGTATATTGGACATTTGGCGGAACGGTACCTGGTAGTTTTATTCGTACCAAGGTCGGCGATGAAGTGGAATTCCACCTCAAAAATCACCCCGATAATAAATTGCCTCACAACATTGATCTACATGCGGTTACCGGCCCGGGCGGTGGTGCGGAATCTTCATTTGTGGCTCCAGGACATGAAAAGGTGTTTTCGTTTAAAGTACTGAATCCGGGGCTATATGTGTACCACTGTGCCACCGCCCCTGTGGGGATGCACATCGCCAACGGTATGTATGGACTAATCTTGGTCGAGCCAGAAGAAGGCTTACCAGATGTGGATAAGGAATATTACATAATGCAAGGCGATTTCTATACCAAAGGGGCCAATGGTGAACGTGGGCTGCAACCTTTTGATATGCAAAAGGCAGTCGACGAAAAAGCCGACTATGTGGTATTTAATGGAAAAGTGGGTGCACTTACGGGTGACAACGCAATTACGGCCAATGTAGGTGAAACCGTACGGCTATATTTAGGTAACGGTGGACCTAATCTTGTTTCTTCTTTCCATGTTATTGGTGAAATATTCGATAAAGTTCATGTAGAAGGGGGAAGTATAATCAATGAAAATGTTCAGACCACTTTGATTCCTGCCGGAGGTGCCGCTATTGTGGAGTTCAAGGTAGAAGTTCCTGGCACTTTTATATTGGTAGATCACTCTATTTTCAGGGCGTTCAATAAAGGTGCTTTAGGTATGCTAAAGGTTCAGGGCGACGAGAATGAAGCGGTCTATTCAGGAGAATTGCGCGACGATATTTATCTACCAGAAGGTGGTGGTATACAAAAAATGCCTGTTACGGGCGAAATACCTGAATCGGAAATTCCTGCGAAGTCAATGGCCGAGCGTATGGAGTTTGGGAAGCAAACCTATATGCAAACCTGTTTTGCCTGTCACCAGGCAGAAGGACAGGGTATACCTAATGCGTTCCCACCTTTGGCAAAATCAGATTACTTGAACGCAGATGTTAATAGGGCAATTGATATTGTATTACATGGTAAAACCGGAGAGATTACTGTAAACGGCGAAAAATATAATAGCGTAATGACCGCACAGACCCTTTCCGATGATGAAGTTGCAAATGTGCTTACCTATGTATATAATAGTTGGGGAAACAAGAAAACTGAAGTTACCCCGGCCATGGTAAAAAAGGTTAGAAATAAATAATAAACAAATAGAGTAATGGAAACTTACGGAAAAACCATAGCCGTGCTTGCTTGCGTTTTGATTTTTCAAACGATACATTCACAAGTGGATATGGTGCAAATTAAGGGAGGAACATATATTCCATTATACGGGGTAGACTCCACAGCAGTGACCATTGACGATTTTTCAATGGACGTTTACCCAGTAACCAATGTTGAGTATCTTGAATTCGTACGTAAGTTTCCCCAATGGCAAAAAAGTATGGTAAAACGTTTGTTCGCCGATGGTAATTATTTGGCAGGATGGGAAAATGATGAATCTTTAGGAGATGCACTCGCCCCCAATGCACCTATAACTAACATTTCTTGGTTTGCGGCAAAAAAATATTGTGAATGCCAAGATAAAAGATTGCCAACTGTAGATGAATGGGAATATGCCGCTATGGCCGATGAAAATATGGCCGATGCTAGAAAGAAAGAGAGTTACAACCAAAAAATACTAGATTGGTATGAAGCTCCTAAGACTTTTGATAAAAAAATCGGTTCTACTTTTAAAAATTATTGGGGCGTATACGATCTGCACGGATTGGTGTGGGAATGGACGATGGATTTCAATTCTGTATTAATTTCGGGCGAATCACGAAAAGATGTAGACAAGGATAGTAATCTATTCTGTGGAAGTGCTGCCGTAGGAGCTTCCGACCTTATGAACTATGCCGCTTTTATGCGCTATGCATTTCGCGGGAGCATGAAGGCAAATTATTCCATAAAAAACTTGGGCTTCCGGTGTGCTAAGGATGGTATTAAAATTTAAAAAATTTTAATGGATCAATGAATTAAAATTCGACTTATGAAGAAAATAACAACATTTATAATATTACTTATTGTATTCGCAAATCTTACTTCCTGTAATGTTAAAAAGAAAGAAGAGTTGGCTACGGTAACCTACCAATGTCCTATGAAATGCGAGGGAGACAAGATTTTTCACGAAGGGGGAACTTGTGCCGTCTGCAATATGGCACTTCAACCTGTTGAACCTAAAAGTAAAGAGATAAATAAAACGGAGGAAATCACGGATCTATCAATTTACAACCTGCCATCGGTATGGACCGACCAAGACAATCATAAAATCGAATTAATAGATTTAAAAGACCATGTTGTAGTTATGGTCATGATATATACCTCTTGTAGGGCGGCTTGCCCAAGACTTGCGGCCGATATGCGAAGTATAGAAGCGCAGATTCCTGAAGACAAAAAAAATAAATTAAAATTGGTATTGGTCAGTATCGACCCCGAGACCGATACGCCCGCACGCCTAAAGCAATTTGCTATCGAAAATGAAATGGATTCAAACCAATGGGTTTTTCTTAGGGGTTCTGAGGCGGATACTAGAGAATTTGCGGCTGTTCTTGCCGTAAATTACAAAAAGATTTCTCCGATGGATTTCTCACATTCCAATATTATTAGTGTTTTTGATCAAGGAGGAGAACTTGCATATCAAAAGGAAGGTCTTGGTGTAGATCATAAAAAAACAGTTGATAAAATCTTAGAACTCATACCCTAGACCCACCTGTTTTTTAATGGAATGAAAATAGCGTTATAATTAGTTTTTTATAACACATTGTTTAAAGATGCAATGGCAGGTTTTTAAGTGTTAAAGTTTATATTTTTTGGGAGCTTTGCTAGTAAAGCCGACGCTATTGATTATCATACCCATGGTGTGTTTAAAAAAATGTCATTTACCGTAGTTGATTGTCGATTTTTTTAAGAAACAGCAAATGTATCGAGAACCAATTGAGTATTAAATTGGTTCTCGATATTTTTTTTACTTCATCACGAAAGATTTTGATTGGTCTATCTTATTGTAGAGCTAGTTAAAAAAGCACAATAGGTTCACCTAAAAATACGAAGGAATGTTTCCTACAGGTAAGGTGGCTGACATGAAAATCAAGACAACATATTATCGATTATGGTAGGTTCATGATCCAATGGATTGAACTGTTTCTAATTATAACCGATACAAATTTTGGGCGATCGGTTTAAAAATGTTTCTGACCTGAAAACTCCATTGCTTCCCCCTTTCCAAAACCAAAACTGATGCCCAGGGTTACAAAACGACCCTGCTGACTAAAATCTCTTAAATAGAATTCTGGTTGCGAGGTAACACTTTCGCGTATTCTAGAAGCAAACACATCACGAATACTCAGATTTACTATGGCCTTCCCCTTCAGTATCTTTTTTCTTGCTCCAAAATCCATAAAAATGTTTTCTGTGATTTCTTGTTGTAAGGTTCTGTATCCTGAACGATAATTTCCTATGAATTCTAAATCAATATCTGCAGGTAATTTAAATTTACTGGTTAGCCGTGTTGACCATTGGTCTCCTTTAAAATCAAAAGAGTTGCCTTCAAAATCACCTTCTCTTGTAAATTGGCTGTAGTTGAAATCGTTTGTGAATGATAACCAGTTTGAAGGAATGTATTTTGCATTAAACTCTACACCAGTAGTATTGTTTATCCCTACGTTTTCAGGCCTTGAGATGCTTACGTTATCTTGAAATTCTACTATACGTTCAACCACATCTTCGGTATGTCTAAAGAAAACGCCAAGGTTCATAGAAACTTTTCCTAATTTATATATACTGGTAATTTCATAACTATTGGTAAATTCTGGTTGTAAGTCGGCATTTCCAGTACTTATGCTAAAATTATTTCTAATATTGTAAAACGGATTAAGATCCCACAATCGAGGTCTAAAAATTCGTTTGGAATATCCTGCCTGTAAAGAAAGATCATCATTAATTTTATAAGATGTGTGTCCACTAGGGAAGAGGTTATTGTATTTTTTATCGTTGCTAACATTTGTATTTTGTAATAGAGTAGCAACATCGGTATCTTCAAAACGAAGTCCAATTTTTAATCCCCATTTATCACTCTCGTACGCTGTAGTACCATAAACACCAAGTACTTTCTGTGTCCATTCAAATATATTCGTTAAATCTGGATTGTCAATAAAATTTACACCATCAAAATTACTAATGGCAAAATCATTTTCTACATCGTTAATTTGGTATTGGGCGCCGGTTTCCAAGGTAAATTTTTCTGCCCAAGGATGGGTGTAATCTGCCTTAAAAGTATATTCGGCCTGGCTAAAATCTGTTCTACTTTGCTGTAACAAATCATCTTCATTGCCAACAGTTGTAGTATTGATGAAATTTGATGTTTGGTCTTTGGCAAAGAGATTTCCAGTGGCACTTAATAACAACGATTGTTCTTCATTACCTTCAAAATCTTTCTTGTATTGTAATTCATAGGAATATTTTGGGTTGGTAGCTTCCGTCAGTTCTTTTCTTCTAAAAGCATCTGTAAGTGAATTATTAGAGTCAAAAGTGCTGAAGATGGCATCTGCGTTTTCCTTTTCCCATTCATAGGCAAAATTCCCAGAAAGTGTAATTACATTTAAATCATTAATATGGTAATCTGTGCCTAGTATAAGATTGAAGAAAGTTTCATTTTTATCATTTTGTCCAAAACTGCTTATGTAAGTATCATCTACTAAATTTCTATTTTCAGTTTCTTCATCGCTTGGGAATGTTCTACGACCAAAGCCTAATTGGCTAAATAGATTAAATTTTTCAGTACGTCTATTTAGGCTAAGTCCTAAACTATGGTTGTTTGGTGTTCCTGTATTTAAAGTTACAGCTCCGTTCAATCCTTTTTTTTCCTCTTTTTTGAGAACGATATTGATGATACCAGATGTACCTTCCGCATCATATTTGGCAGACGGATTAGTAATGACCTCAATGCGCTCAATCATATCTGCAGTTAAAGTGCCTAGAGCATTTCCTTGTTCATTTGCAATGACCGATGGTTTTCCATTAATCAGCATTTGTACGCCTTGACTGCCACGTAGACTTATTTGTCCTTCAATATTTACATTAACAGATGGGACATTGTTCAAAACTTCTAAAGCACTAGCACCAGTACTACTTAAATCTGCGCCTACATTAAAAACGCGTTTGTCTAATTTAAATACTGTTTGGCTTATTTCTCCTTCAACAACAACCTCGTCTAATTGTTGGGAATCTTCAGCGATAACTACGGTACCTAGTTTAATTTTTCCGTTGGTTATGGTAGGGTCGTCAAATCTTTTTGTGGTAAAACCAATGAAGCTTACTTCAATATAGAAATTAGCAGCTGTTGTTTCCAAAATAAAACTCCCATCTTGTAGGGTAGTAGTGCCAACAATTGGCTTTTGATCTATTGGATTGCCGACTAAAACCGTAGCAAATTCAATTGGTTCGCCATTAGTTGTCTCCACTATTTTTCCTGTAATAGTTGTTGTGTTTTGTGCACTGATGGTGTTGATGCCTAATACTACTATTAGGAAGAGTAACGAAATTTTAAGTTGTTTATGCATGATAAAAATTGATGTTGATAATTGTAAAGATGCGTTTTCCTTTTTTGGAATAAAACCTAAATTCTGCAAACGACTATAGCAGTGTCTTTAGTCACCATTCAAAAGAGTTGTTAAAAATTTTATTGTAATTGAAATTAAGGAATTATCGTAATAATTACACCTTTGTTGCTAAATAGGTCTGTTTTACTTTTATCGGTAATTTTGAAAATAAAGTTTAATGTTTTTCATGGGATAATTGACTTTGATTTCAAAGTTAATTACTAGGTATTAAAATACAGTTCATTTTGTATTATAAAGTAAATGTTCAGAGATTGAACAGAATAGTTTGTTTTTAATTATGATATCAATAGAATAGCCTAATCTCTAGTCTTAAATAGCTTATATTTAAATTCAATATACTTTGGTGTTCCCTTAAATGGTTATGAAATCTTTTTCTATAATATTCATATTATTTTCACTTGGGCTTTTTGCTCAGGAATTACCTCCAATTCAGAATTATACACCAATTGAATATGCCGCAGAAAATCAAAATTGGTCAATAGATCAAGCTCATAATAAAAATATTTATGTTGCCAATAATGGCGGACTCTTGGAATTTAATGGTTCTACATGGCAGTTGTACCAATCTCCTTATGGCACCCCTATAAAATCGGTGAAGGTTATTGGAGATAAAGTTTATACTGGCAGCTATATGGAATTTGGGTTTTGGAGCAAAGATAAATTTGGAGATTTAGAATATACTTCTATTTCAAAAAACACAAAAAACGAGCTTATTGAAGATGAACATTTTTGGAATATTTCATCGTTTGAAGATTGGGTATTGTTTCAATCTTTAGATCGTATTTACATTTATGATACACTTAAGAATTCTTTTGAAATTATTGAGGCTAAAACTAATAGAGCGGCAATATTAGAAGTGGAAAATAGAATTTATTTTCAAAAATTAGGGCAGGGGCTTTTTACAATTGAAAATGGTAAACCTCTTTTAGTGTCTAATCAATCTTTTTTAAAAAAGGACAATGTAATAGCTAGTGTTTCACTGAATAACAATAAGGTTCTTATAACAGAACACGGAGAATTTTATTCGCTAAAAAACAATATTGTAAGTAAGTTAAACATTAGTGATGACCCTAATTTTAATGCTTCAAAAATATATAGTGCGTTACAATTAAATGATGGCTCTTTAATTTTAGGAACCATCTCTAACGGAATATATCATTTAGATCAAAAAGGCAAGATAATACAGCATATTAATCAAGAAAAGGGATTAAATAATAATACCATTCTATCACTTTTTCAAGATATGGATAACAATCTTTGGTTGGGTCTTGACAACGGATTAAGTGTGTTAAATTTAGATTCCCCTTTTGCGGAATATATTGATCAATTAGGGGTTGTTGGGGTAGTATATACCGCTGCTTTGTTTAATGATGCTTTGTATTTAGGGACAAACCAAGGCTTATTCTATAAGCATCGTAATGATGAAGCAAGCTTTAAATTAATTGAAGGTACACAAGGACAAGTATGGCTGCTAAAAGAGATAAATGGGACTTTATTTTGCGGACATCATAATGGCACTTATGTTATAGAAGAAAATAAAGCAAAGCATATTTCCGACTTTGCAGGTACCTGGGATATTAAACCAATTGATTCTAATAATAATCTACTGTTGCAAGGTAATTACAAAGGACTGAGTATTCTAGAAAAAACTAATGGTGAATGGAAATTTAGAAACCAAATTGAAGGTTTTGATATTTCAAGTAGGTTTTTTCAATTTATTGACAAACATCAAATTCTTATTAACCATGATTTTAAAGGTGTATTTAGTTTACAAATAGATAATGAGTATTCATCTGTAGTAGAGGAAGAGCATTTTACTTCTAAAGGTACTAGCTCTAGTTTAGTTTTATATAATGGAGACATATTATATTCTACAGTAAATGGAGTCTATAAATATTTGGTAGCTAATGATGATTTTGTAATTGATTCTATTTTAACAAGCAAATTTATTACTAATGAGGAAAGTGTTCATGGAATACTTCAACCTACAGATGCTAATGAAAAACTTTGGGGTTTTACAAATAATAATATTATATGTGTAACCCCAGGCTTGCTAAGTGGAAATCCAAAATATGTTAAGGTTTCGATTCCCAAATCATTTAGAAGAAGCATGGGCGTTGTTGGTTTTGAGTCTATAGTTCAATTAAAGAATGAGCTTTATTTGATAGGAAATTCTAATGGTTATGTGACTTTGGATTTAAATAAAATTAAGGAGAATGAGTTTGAAATTTATATCAATTCTATTACAAAAGAATTTTATGACTCTCCAAAGAAAAAAGTGGAACTTAAAGGAGCAAATGAGTTTAATTTTTCCGATAATAATTTACATTTTTATTACAATGTACCGGAATATGACAAATATACGGAGGTAAATTATCAATATAAGCTTGAGGGAGAATATGACGAATGGAGCAGTTGGTCTTCAACATCAAATGTTTCTTTTGCAAATTTGTCTTACGGTTCGTATAATTTCATGGTAAGGGCCAAAATAGGCAATAAGATTTCTAAGAATACTTCACATTACTCATTTATAATTCATAGGCCATGGTATTTATCAATATGGGCAATTTTAAGTTATATATGTATTGGGATTTTATTTTCAATCCTAGTTCACAAGCTTTATAAAAATTATTATAGACAACAGCAACATCAAATAGTAAAGGAGAACAAGAAGAAACTTAAACGTAAGAAACTTAA
The genomic region above belongs to Maribacter hydrothermalis and contains:
- a CDS encoding outer membrane beta-barrel family protein; translated protein: MHKQLKISLLFLIVVLGINTISAQNTTTITGKIVETTNGEPIEFATVLVGNPIDQKPIVGTTTLQDGSFILETTAANFYIEVSFIGFTTKRFDDPTITNGKIKLGTVVIAEDSQQLDEVVVEGEISQTVFKLDKRVFNVGADLSSTGASALEVLNNVPSVNVNIEGQISLRGSQGVQMLINGKPSVIANEQGNALGTLTADMIERIEVITNPSAKYDAEGTSGIINIVLKKEEKKGLNGAVTLNTGTPNNHSLGLSLNRRTEKFNLFSQLGFGRRTFPSDEETENRNLVDDTYISSFGQNDKNETFFNLILGTDYHINDLNVITLSGNFAYEWEKENADAIFSTFDSNNSLTDAFRRKELTEATNPKYSYELQYKKDFEGNEEQSLLLSATGNLFAKDQTSNFINTTTVGNEDDLLQQSRTDFSQAEYTFKADYTHPWAEKFTLETGAQYQINDVENDFAISNFDGVNFIDNPDLTNIFEWTQKVLGVYGTTAYESDKWGLKIGLRFEDTDVATLLQNTNVSNDKKYNNLFPSGHTSYKINDDLSLQAGYSKRIFRPRLWDLNPFYNIRNNFSISTGNADLQPEFTNSYEITSIYKLGKVSMNLGVFFRHTEDVVERIVEFQDNVSISRPENVGINNTTGVEFNAKYIPSNWLSFTNDFNYSQFTREGDFEGNSFDFKGDQWSTRLTSKFKLPADIDLEFIGNYRSGYRTLQQEITENIFMDFGARKKILKGKAIVNLSIRDVFASRIRESVTSQPEFYLRDFSQQGRFVTLGISFGFGKGEAMEFSGQKHF
- a CDS encoding formylglycine-generating enzyme family protein, whose translation is METYGKTIAVLACVLIFQTIHSQVDMVQIKGGTYIPLYGVDSTAVTIDDFSMDVYPVTNVEYLEFVRKFPQWQKSMVKRLFADGNYLAGWENDESLGDALAPNAPITNISWFAAKKYCECQDKRLPTVDEWEYAAMADENMADARKKESYNQKILDWYEAPKTFDKKIGSTFKNYWGVYDLHGLVWEWTMDFNSVLISGESRKDVDKDSNLFCGSAAVGASDLMNYAAFMRYAFRGSMKANYSIKNLGFRCAKDGIKI
- a CDS encoding SCO family protein, translating into MKKITTFIILLIVFANLTSCNVKKKEELATVTYQCPMKCEGDKIFHEGGTCAVCNMALQPVEPKSKEINKTEEITDLSIYNLPSVWTDQDNHKIELIDLKDHVVVMVMIYTSCRAACPRLAADMRSIEAQIPEDKKNKLKLVLVSIDPETDTPARLKQFAIENEMDSNQWVFLRGSEADTREFAAVLAVNYKKISPMDFSHSNIISVFDQGGELAYQKEGLGVDHKKTVDKILELIP
- the nirK gene encoding copper-containing nitrite reductase — its product is MLVMATILFGLFTSCKNEIPEKKYASSMDIPATVEMVATLTSPPNVPPPTGKRLAKKLIVDMEILEQEGEMTNGVKYVYWTFGGTVPGSFIRTKVGDEVEFHLKNHPDNKLPHNIDLHAVTGPGGGAESSFVAPGHEKVFSFKVLNPGLYVYHCATAPVGMHIANGMYGLILVEPEEGLPDVDKEYYIMQGDFYTKGANGERGLQPFDMQKAVDEKADYVVFNGKVGALTGDNAITANVGETVRLYLGNGGPNLVSSFHVIGEIFDKVHVEGGSIINENVQTTLIPAGGAAIVEFKVEVPGTFILVDHSIFRAFNKGALGMLKVQGDENEAVYSGELRDDIYLPEGGGIQKMPVTGEIPESEIPAKSMAERMEFGKQTYMQTCFACHQAEGQGIPNAFPPLAKSDYLNADVNRAIDIVLHGKTGEITVNGEKYNSVMTAQTLSDDEVANVLTYVYNSWGNKKTEVTPAMVKKVRNK
- a CDS encoding helix-turn-helix and ligand-binding sensor domain-containing protein, whose translation is MKSFSIIFILFSLGLFAQELPPIQNYTPIEYAAENQNWSIDQAHNKNIYVANNGGLLEFNGSTWQLYQSPYGTPIKSVKVIGDKVYTGSYMEFGFWSKDKFGDLEYTSISKNTKNELIEDEHFWNISSFEDWVLFQSLDRIYIYDTLKNSFEIIEAKTNRAAILEVENRIYFQKLGQGLFTIENGKPLLVSNQSFLKKDNVIASVSLNNNKVLITEHGEFYSLKNNIVSKLNISDDPNFNASKIYSALQLNDGSLILGTISNGIYHLDQKGKIIQHINQEKGLNNNTILSLFQDMDNNLWLGLDNGLSVLNLDSPFAEYIDQLGVVGVVYTAALFNDALYLGTNQGLFYKHRNDEASFKLIEGTQGQVWLLKEINGTLFCGHHNGTYVIEENKAKHISDFAGTWDIKPIDSNNNLLLQGNYKGLSILEKTNGEWKFRNQIEGFDISSRFFQFIDKHQILINHDFKGVFSLQIDNEYSSVVEEEHFTSKGTSSSLVLYNGDILYSTVNGVYKYLVANDDFVIDSILTSKFITNEESVHGILQPTDANEKLWGFTNNNIICVTPGLLSGNPKYVKVSIPKSFRRSMGVVGFESIVQLKNELYLIGNSNGYVTLDLNKIKENEFEIYINSITKEFYDSPKKKVELKGANEFNFSDNNLHFYYNVPEYDKYTEVNYQYKLEGEYDEWSSWSSTSNVSFANLSYGSYNFMVRAKIGNKISKNTSHYSFIIHRPWYLSIWAILSYICIGILFSILVHKLYKNYYRQQQHQIVKENKKKLKRKKLKNQKKIVQIKNEQLKGLIENKNRELAISTMSIIKKNEFLNAIKDKLKENENNPQIKSVIRTIDRNINNEDDWKFFENAFNNADKDFLKKVKIKHSELSAKDLRLCAYLRLNLSSKEIAPLLNISVRSVEVKRYRLRKKMNLSHEDSLTDYIMNL